The nucleotide sequence CCTTCTCGCCAATACAGCCAAATTGTTGCACGGTGGTTTTGTTGCAGTTCTATTGGGTGGATTGCTATTTATGATTATGTATGTGTGGTTTAATGCCAGAAAAATTAAAAACCAATATACCGAATTCGTTAAAATTAATCCTCACCTGGAAACTATTAAGGACCTAAGCGAAGACGAATCGGTTCCAAAATATGCAACCAACCTTGTTTACCTGACCAGCGCCGACCATGTGCAGGACGTGGAATCGAAAGTCCTTTATTCCATATTAAAAAAACAACCCAAAAGGGCCGATATCTATTGGTTGGTGCACGTAGATTGGAAAGATTCTCCGCATACCTTGGAATATTCCGTAGAAGAATTATTGCCGGGTAAGGTTTTTAAAGTCGATTTTCACATTGGTTTTCGCATCGAGCCCAAAATCAACCTGTACCTCCGTCAAGTAATTGAAGAAATGGCTTGCAATCAGGAAGTTGACCTGTTGAGCCGATACCCTTCCTTACGCAAAAACAACATCATGGGCGATTTCCGATTTATCGTTATCGAAAGGATTTTGAACTATGATTACGACCTGGGAGTAATCGATGAGTTTGTTATGCAGATTTATTCCATTATCAACAAATTTGCCCTTAGCGACCAAAAAGCATTTGGTCTCGACTCCAGCAATGTGGCAGTAGAAATGGTTCCCCTAATCCTGCAAGGTAAAAACGAAAATAAACTGAAGCGGATTTAAAACCTTAGGTTTTGCAGTCCTTATTTATCTTGCCGAAGCTCTTTGTAATCGGTCATTTACCGCCGCGCCTAACCCATGCTCCGGAAGAGGCTGTGCCAAAATTACATCCAAACTCATACCATCCAGTTCTCGCATCACCCAAAAAATTGTGGCGCCTGCCTCAAAAGTGCTTCCCTGCTCTGATAAATTCAGCACAACATGCTCCTTCTTCCATTCCACCGGAAGATCACCAAAACCAATAATTCCAATTCGTTTTCCCTTATTCTGCTCCATAAGAATTGGAAGTTGACCCAAAATCAAAGGCGTGCGGGGAGCATAATGTGAGGTAAGTTGTCCCGGACTTTTAGGATTAGACGATTGATTGACTTCCAATTCAATATCTCCAGCTACTTCCCTTAATTGTTCCAATGAAAGTCCACCAAGTCTAAGTACCTTGATCCGTCCTTGTTCAAACGCAACAACCGTACTTTCTATGCCAACCATACAAGGTCCGCCATCCAAAATGTAGGGCAAAAAACCATTTAACTGATCATACACATGCCGGGCCGTAACCGGACTAATATAACCGGATGGATTTGCACTCGGTGCCGCTAATGGGAAGTCTATTTTATGGAGCAATTCTAAGGTTAGAGGATGGTTCGGTATTCGCAAGGCAACCGAATTTCCGCCACCGGTTGTATGATCCGGAACAATAGTCTTTTTAGGCAAAACAAAGGTTAGTGGTCCGGGAGCAAACGCTTTTGCAAGTTGAAAGCATTTTTCCGGAATCCACTCTGCATAACGCTCAAAATGCGAAACATCCGCAACATGAACAATTAATGGATTAAACAAAGGCCTGTTTTTAACCTGAAAAATCTTTTGAACTGCCTTTTCATCCAAAGCATTGGCAGCCAATCCATAAACCGTCTCCGTAGGTATTCCAACCAATTCTCCTTGCTGCAAAAAAGACGCTGCATCTTGCAACGACTGTCCAATTCGGGTAATCACGTGGCAAAAATAAGCATTCCGGCCTGCCTTGCCAATTTCCACCTAAAATAGGTTTTAATGATGTCGAAATGGTTATTTTTTGAGATTTGGCGGGCCCCCTCCGCTACCGACCAAGTGCATTTCCCTAAGCGGGTTGCAATGCGTCGGGTCAGGCTATCGCTAATACTCCCAGGCCCCAACGCCTAAAGCCATTCCGCCTGGGCGGTATCACGCTCTATCCTTGCCCGGACACAACCCCAAAGG is from Bacteroidia bacterium and encodes:
- a CDS encoding threonylcarbamoyl-AMP synthase; protein product: MTRIGQSLQDAASFLQQGELVGIPTETVYGLAANALDEKAVQKIFQVKNRPLFNPLIVHVADVSHFERYAEWIPEKCFQLAKAFAPGPLTFVLPKKTIVPDHTTGGGNSVALRIPNHPLTLELLHKIDFPLAAPSANPSGYISPVTARHVYDQLNGFLPYILDGGPCMVGIESTVVAFEQGRIKVLRLGGLSLEQLREVAGDIELEVNQSSNPKSPGQLTSHYAPRTPLILGQLPILMEQNKGKRIGIIGFGDLPVEWKKEHVVLNLSEQGSTFEAGATIFWVMRELDGMSLDVILAQPLPEHGLGAAVNDRLQRASAR